The genomic segment TAATTTCTATATCTATTTGTATCCCGGATCTTATCCAAATTCTTATTTTTACTCCCATCTAAAGATCCATATGAAGCCGTTAGAAGAAATTGATATTTTTATTTTTGATACATTAACCGGTGTTTTGTTTGATAAAGTACCAGAGTGTAAAAAATGCTTGGAATGGTGAAGGATAGTTTTTTCTCAGATTGTTCAACATATTTGCTTATGAATGAATTTGCAGAATATCTTGTTGGCCAGACCAATGTACTGAATATGTTTTTTAAAACACTATACATTTCATAATATTTTCCTATCTTTAGGATAATTATAAGCCAAGAAAAGTCAATTATGAGTATATTTTCAATTTTACGAAAAGAGCGTGAAAGTAATGTTTTAGCTGTATGTACTTCTTTGCTCAATAAATTTGGAATAAGATATACCTCTAGAAAACTTGCTTCAAGATCATATCAATTATCCGTCATTACTGTCTGTTAAAGACACTTTATCTGAGTACGGTGTTGAAAGTGTAGCTATGAAAAAAGGTAATTATGACTGTTCTAATTTTGAAACTCCTTTTTTATGTTCTATACAAAAGGAAGATTGGCCATATACTTATTTAACAGTTGTGACAGAAATATAAGGAGAACATATTTGGTATTTCCAATGATAAATGTTGCAACTGGAGGCTATTGTAGAACAAGAGATGGCAGAGATGGGACATGCACATATTACATGGGTATATACGGATGCGTTCCTAATTAATTATTGATTTTCGGAGATTATATGTTTTACATGTAACCTCTTTTTTGATAAGTATTTCCAAAAATCAAATTAGGTTACAATTATAAAAGCTAATTCATCATGGTCAAAATTATTGCATATTTTACTTTGTTCTATTGTTCATTACAATTAAACGTTTACGCACAATCCAATTTTTTATCCAGTGGATATCTATCACTTACAATAAAAGGTAAACCTTCACTTCTCTTCAATGAAATTGACATCGCAATGCCGATGATGAGCAATTCTCTATTAAAGGATAAGCCGGTTGTATTTATCAAACTCAATGATTCCACATTTTATTTATCTGAATATACATATGGACCGACTGCGGTTTATTTTAGATTAAATGGACGTTATCTATCAACTATGTTATTGCCCAACGAGACTAATGTAATTACGGTATCTATGAAGGATTCGGCCAATTATAATATACAATTTGAAGGTCGTTTTAAAGAGATTTTTGATAATTCCGCTCTACAGGAGGACCTTATTATGAATATGCTTTCGTATCCTAACGCTGGCGAAGGAAGTACAGAAGTCTTTAGTTCTGCAGACGATTTTAAAAAGAAACAATTGGAAGCTGTAGCGGATATGACGCATTCTTTAACTAAAGGTCTTCCTAATGGAATGCTTAAATCTTATTATGCCGGAATTATTAGCGCTTTTAAAATTCCTAATATTCTTTTTTCTCAAATTCCTCAGCGGACACAAAATTACTATGACGATATCATCACTGCTAACTTTGCAGATACCCTTACACTAATGCCTTCAGGCTACTTTGATCTTTTGGTTCGAATTTACCAAGATTCGTTATTGCAGATACCCGATATCACCAAAGTAGGCCCTTCGGATTTTAAAGGTCGTTTAGTCCATTTGTTTGGGAAAACTTTTCAAGATAAAGATAACCTATTTTACGACATGATGATAGCTGCTGCTTATATCTATCATCTAAATGATGGATATTTATTAAGTCATCAAGATCAATATCATATAGATAACGCTCTTAATAATAAACAATTAACTAATTATATCTTCCTTCAAAACGAGGTAAAAAAAATAAATCATCAACAAGGTGATCAACAGGTATTCTTTCTTCCATTTGATAAGAAAAATGAGATGATCGTTACGTCAATTGTTGAAAAATATAAAGATAAAGTGATCATAATTGACTTTTGGGCTACTTGGTGCGGTCCCTGCATACAAGCTTTTTCCGAAATGGATAAAGTAAAGAAAAAATATGAACGCCGAGATGATGTAGTATTTGTTTATTTAACTGATGAATCATCGGATCCCAATGTGTTTCAGGAATATACAAAAATATTAGGTGGGGAGCATTATTATGTTTATAAAGATCAGTACGCTAGTGCATTAAAACAATTTGGGTTTGAATATATTCCTAGTTATTTGGTTTTTGATAAGCGAGGTAATTTAACTCAAAAAAGTACCTCCCCCATGAATTTGACAGATACTTCTACAAAGTGGATAGAGAGCGCATTGAGCAAATAAATGTATCTCATAATGGAATTTGATTATATTTTTAACACATGAAAAAATACCCACTTATATAATAAATTTAAAGCATCGTTCTGATCGCTATAAAAATATACTCAATGAATTTGAAGGAAAAAGTGAATTTGATGTCACAATTGTTAATGCTGTCGAAGATTTAGTAGGGTCGTTTGGCCTATGGAAATCCTTCTGTCATAGAATAAAAATTGTTAAGGAGAAAAATCATAAGTATATTTTAATGTGTGAAGATGATCATATGTTTACGGAGGAATACCAAATTGATAAATTTAACGATCAACTAAAAATAGCTGCTTCTCGGGAAGCTGATGTTTTCTCAGGGGGAATTAGTCGGTTTGACAGATCATGGCGGGAGAACCGGGACGAACTGACCGTCTTTTACGACTTCCCACTTGAGATCCGACGAAGAATCAATACGACCAATATCATCGACAACCATGAATGGGAAAATCCTTAAATACACCAAGAATAAACTGTCATTTCCCACCGTGATGCTGTACTGGAATCAGTATATTTGGCTTTGAGAGAAAGCTCTAAAAAGCGGATAATGCCTATCCAGAATTGGGGTATTATCCTACATCAGTTCTTAACTTTATTTGAAAAAAAAGTCCAGTTATAGAGAACATAACTGAACTCCGTATTTTTATTTACACACTTAGTGGGACAGTCCCTATTATTTCAGTCTTTCAGGTATTGTGGCATCGGCCAATTATATTCCAACCCTTCCAATGATATTGTTTTCAGTGTTTTCTGGTCTACATTATATTTTCTTTGGATCTCGGCCTTGAACTTTTTTGCCAGTTGATGCTGATAAGTATCATTCTTCTCTACGTTACTAAAGCTCGTCAATGGATATTTTTTTTCGGCCAGCTGCATCGACTTGTCTTCTGCCTGGATAATCAGCTTAAATATTTCTTTTCGAATTTCAAGTGTAAGTGATTTACGATAAGATGGTGCATTTTCCGGAGAAGGAATTTTAAAATGCTGTGCAGCTACGGTAGGTTCATCATCGTTTTTAGCCTTTGAAAGCCTTGCCACCCATTGTCCCATACCGCTTTTACTGTGCTCTTCCGTTTGAAATAGAAATAGACTGACTGCATTCGGGCTTGCATCACTATTCCTTATAGAATCATATAGATGGAGTAGGAGTTGTTTATTGTTTTCATCATTTAATCCATCGTCACCCTTTAATATGATGTCGGCTCTATATAAGGTTTTTGTCGGTGTTGTAGAAATGGTTGGCGGTGATACCGTGTATCCGCTTAGTTTAATTGGTGCCGCTATATTTGTTTCATTATTAGTTGTGTCTGTCAACTCAGTAGGCTCAGTTGTTTCTGAATTTAGACAGCTAGCAAAAAGTATTGTAATGCTCAGAAATATAATTTGAAATCTTTTCATTATAGTATTTTATCAAGTATATACCGTGGTTAAATTTTGTGATTTGCTATGGTTCCCCGTACTCTAAGCTATCTAGAGTTTAAATGGATTGTTTAATAGGGGTGTTTTCCACCAAGCCATCTCATAAGTCCGTCTCCGCCAAAAAGAAAAAATACAATTAGACCACCTGTGATGATAAATAATAGCATACATCCAAAAGTATTGGCTCCCAGTTTGCTTCTTTCGTCGTCTGTCATAATTGCCACTCGACGGTAATCATCTTCCCTTGATTTGCGACGACCATATTTCGTATTTGGATTGTAAGATTTCCTTTGCGCCATATTCAAAATTTATTTTTGAAACTCCTTTATTGAGTTAGAGCCGTCGGTGAAATGCTGTATGATCTGCAATTCATTTCCGGCTTCCTTATAGGATAACTTTTCATCCATTGGATGCTCTCGCCATCGCCCATCTGCTACACCCCATATTATCTGATCCTGATTAAATTTTATTTTGCAATTATACTGTTGTGAGTCTTTAAAGTAGGAGACAATATAAATTTCGCCTTCATTTTTTACCGTTAGGTTTTCGGGCTGCTGAAACATCAAGGTTGCAATAGCATATTTAGCTATTTCATTATAAGTATAATTTCTTGGCGCGTAGTCCAGAACTGTTTCTGTAGTAGGCTGACTGTTTTCAATAACCTCAACGGGAGTTTCCTGCACTGCTGGTTGAGGTGATGGTGAAGAGCATGCTGTAAAAAATACTGCTGCTAAAATAAAATATGTTTTCATGTTTTTGATATCGTTGTTAATCATATAAGGCACTGATAAATACATTTCAATCTATAAAGACAATACGAAGATCCTCTTTCAAAACTATTTAATACTACGGTTTCCCGTAACCAGCCATCCTTTCAACCCCATACCTTAGCCTTATAGTTTGTAATAATCTTGAAAGCTAGTAACAACAAACATATTAATTCAAAATAAATAATGTATATTAGGCTTGGGTATTAACCTTACCCAATTGAAAAGTAGCATGCAATGATAATAACCACGACCAATTCCATCGAAGGGAGAGAGATTTCACGATATAATGATCCAATAGCAGCCAATGTTATCATCGGCACCAATATCTTTAGCGATATAGGGGCGGGGTATGTAGATTTCTTTGGAGGTCGCTCTGCCGGCTATGAGAAGAAAATGCAGGAGATGTACAAGCGTGTTACCTAAGTTTGAGTGATGAGTCGTGAGTATAAGATGATTCCTGTCATAGCCATAATATAAAAAGGTCAAAAGTAAAAATCAACATGTTTAATTTTAATAAAGTATAAATTATGTGGGCAGATAACGAAACGTCAGAGGACCTGTTAGGATTTAAAGTACACGCAGATTTATTAATCAATATTATCAAGGATGAATCTGTTTTGCCAATTACAATAGGAGTTTTTGGCGATTGGGGAAGTGGGAAGTCCAGTATCTTGCAAATAGTAAAAGAAGAGTTTGATAAGGATGATGATAAGGATTCTCTCTGCATATATTTTAATGGATGGACCTTTGAAGGGTATGATGATGCTAAAGCTGCACTGTTAAATTCAATTCTTAAAGAATTGGAAGACAACAAAAAAATTGCCGAAGAACTAAAGGATACAATAAAAGAAAAAGCAAAGAAGCTTTGGAAATCTATTGATTGGATGCGTGGGGCCGGTATGGTTATGAAAAATGTTGCCTTGCCCGCTGTTTCTGCATATTTTACGGGAGGTCTTAGTTTAGTTCCTTTTGCTATTCAGAAGCTAACTGAATGGGGAGATAATCCAGAAAAAATAATTAAGAAACTTCAATCGGAAGAAGGGAAGGAAATATATAAAGCCTTTGTAAAAGAAGGAAAAGGAGAAGATAAAAATGCTACAAATGCAGTTGCAGAATTCAGAAAAGATTTTTCGGATCTTTTAGAAGCCACAAATTTCAAAAGGTTAGTTGTAATTATTGATGATTTAGATAGATGTAACCCTGAAAGAATTATTGAAAATCTTGAGGCGATTAAACTTTTTCTAAATGTACCCAAAACAGCATTTATCGTTGGGGCAGACCCTCGAATAGTAAAATACGCTATTGAGCATAAGTACAAAAACAATAAAGAAATTGAAGAAGATAACAACCGAATTGTTATTGATTACTTAGAAAAATTAATTCAGCTTCCTTATTCCTTGCCAAGACTTTCTGAATCTGAAGTTGAAACTTACATATCAATGCTTATCTGTAAAAAAGAGATAGGCGATACCATGTTTAAAAATGTACTTGATGAATTTAAGAAGTATAGATTAACAAATAAGTATTCGGCATTTGGATTGTCAAACTTTGAAAAGATTTTAGAACCTGAGGAATTCGGAAAAGTTAAAGACAATGTAATTACAATTCCCTCATTAGTCCCTTTAATTACTAATAGTTTGTATGGAAATCCCCGACAGATCAAGCGGTTTCTAAATACTTATACTATCAGAAAAAGACTTGCAGAAGTTGCATCGTTACAAAGTTTTAATGATGCCGTTCTTGCAAAAATGATGATACTTGAATATTCTGAACCTAAGTTATTCAAGAAGTTGTTTGAATGGCAAATAATTCAAGATGGGGTACCAAAAGAAATAACAGAGATAGAATCCATATGTAAAGAGTATGATACTCCCCATTGGTTGGACAACTATTTCACTAAATTAAGATACATTTTTCACTTTATCTGCATATTTTTCATCAGGTGTAACCCTACCGATAGATTTGTGCCGTCGCTCAGAATTATAAAAGGCGATATAATCTCTGACCTGTCGGTAGAGATCAACCCCTCCATTAGGGGGATTGATATAGATTTTCTCCCTTTTGATTGATCCCCAGAACCTTTCAATAAATATGTTATCCAGTGCACGGCCCTTACCATCCATTGAGATCTCGATATGATGATCCTTTAGCGCTTTGGTGAATACGGGAGAAGTGAATTGAGAGCCCTGATCGGTATTGAATATTTCAGGCACACCATAAGTCCCTATGGCTTCCAATAACACATCCCTGCACCATTCCACGTTCATGGTATTGCCCACAGACCAGCCAACAATCTTCCTGCTGTACACATCAATAATGGCAAACAGGTACATAAAGCCACGGAACATGGGGATATAGGTGATATCGGCCTGCCATACCTGATTTGCACGTTCGATTTTCAGTCCCCTGAGCAGATAGGGATATTTGTAATCCGCTTTATTTGCCTTGCTCAGGTTCTTTTTCGGACAGATAGCTCTCAGGTTCATCATGTGGTAAAGACGTCTTACCCGCTTTTCCCCCACTGGATGACCCAAGTCATATTTCAGGTAGGATGTCATCCGTTCCACTCCATAGAAGGGACAGTCAAGGAATTTCCGATCTATCAGCCTCATTATTCTCTGGTTGAACAGCGATTCCCCTTTGGGTCTGTAGTAATAATTACTGCGCGGAAGGCCGATAAGTTTGCACTGCTCCGAAACGCTGATCTTTTTTTCGGACGGGGAAACCAGTTTGCG from the Sphingobacterium thalpophilum genome contains:
- a CDS encoding YbjQ family protein, with product MIITTTNSIEGREISRYNDPIAANVIIGTNIFSDIGAGYVDFFGGRSAGYEKKMQEMYKRVT
- a CDS encoding transposase codes for the protein MCEDDHMFTEEYQIDKFNDQLKIAASREADVFSGGISRFDRSWRENRDELTVFYDFPLEIRRRINTTNIIDNHEWENP
- a CDS encoding TlpA family protein disulfide reductase — its product is MVKIIAYFTLFYCSLQLNVYAQSNFLSSGYLSLTIKGKPSLLFNEIDIAMPMMSNSLLKDKPVVFIKLNDSTFYLSEYTYGPTAVYFRLNGRYLSTMLLPNETNVITVSMKDSANYNIQFEGRFKEIFDNSALQEDLIMNMLSYPNAGEGSTEVFSSADDFKKKQLEAVADMTHSLTKGLPNGMLKSYYAGIISAFKIPNILFSQIPQRTQNYYDDIITANFADTLTLMPSGYFDLLVRIYQDSLLQIPDITKVGPSDFKGRLVHLFGKTFQDKDNLFYDMMIAAAYIYHLNDGYLLSHQDQYHIDNALNNKQLTNYIFLQNEVKKINHQQGDQQVFFLPFDKKNEMIVTSIVEKYKDKVIIIDFWATWCGPCIQAFSEMDKVKKKYERRDDVVFVYLTDESSDPNVFQEYTKILGGEHYYVYKDQYASALKQFGFEYIPSYLVFDKRGNLTQKSTSPMNLTDTSTKWIESALSK
- a CDS encoding IS3 family transposase, yielding MSMEAKRKLVSPSEKKISVSEQCKLIGLPRSNYYYRPKGESLFNQRIMRLIDRKFLDCPFYGVERMTSYLKYDLGHPVGEKRVRRLYHMMNLRAICPKKNLSKANKADYKYPYLLRGLKIERANQVWQADITYIPMFRGFMYLFAIIDVYSRKIVGWSVGNTMNVEWCRDVLLEAIGTYGVPEIFNTDQGSQFTSPVFTKALKDHHIEISMDGKGRALDNIFIERFWGSIKREKIYINPPNGGVDLYRQVRDYIAFYNSERRHKSIGRVTPDEKYADKVKNVS